Proteins from a single region of Thiomicrorhabdus sp. Kp2:
- a CDS encoding Mu transposase C-terminal domain-containing protein, translated as MTDFESTGSYADRRRITFRPNDFVENFGEAFKLTQIINFEDVVGINLKTGRAERLLIKNLKHIETLDTEAYQSLRDMDDFSDVEWKEIEKRFISIQPLIEGSTRKEIEQHAEAIGIHFTTLYRWLKNYQTTGTLTGLLPKKRGPAQGTLKIEYRAESVMNNAIHNYYLTSQKPSVTDTILVIKDRCKEQNLATPSDNTIRNRISQISEEKRLKHRNERSKARTKFEPTPGKYEADYPLQVIQIDHTPVDLILVSDDEHRLPIGRPYVTFAIDCYSRMIVGYHLSLYAPSTTSVAMCISQMINPKDELLIQFQIDSSWPVWGNPEFLHLDNAGEFRSDTLRQSCLAYDINIDFRPVGKPNYGGHVESLMKTVMKKVHNLPGTTFSNIEERAEYDSDGNATLTFDEFERWLIIYITKFYHKKKHSSLGISPEDRWHEGVFGSNHTNGIGLPPKPSDPETVYRDFLPIERRTVQSNGININGLNYYEHVLRPFIHKIDPEKNKKQRFIFRIDPRNIRQIWFYEPENKQYFKIPLANPSIPQMSLWELKEAKKRIKEFGYTFTEEQLIETHREMQAIVEASVKKTKSARRKLAKSKMNKEQTIPENTSPPFPQPSQQHESDDDLWDDDIPVFD; from the coding sequence ATGACAGATTTTGAATCGACCGGTAGTTATGCTGACAGAAGACGCATTACATTTCGACCTAATGATTTTGTCGAGAACTTTGGCGAAGCTTTTAAACTTACTCAAATAATAAATTTTGAAGATGTCGTGGGGATAAATTTAAAAACAGGTCGAGCTGAGCGGTTACTAATTAAAAACCTAAAGCATATTGAAACTCTAGATACCGAAGCATATCAGTCGCTGAGAGATATGGACGATTTTTCCGATGTTGAATGGAAAGAAATCGAAAAACGTTTCATCAGCATTCAACCTCTTATAGAGGGTTCAACTCGTAAAGAGATTGAACAGCACGCAGAAGCCATTGGAATACATTTCACAACCCTTTATCGCTGGCTGAAAAATTACCAAACAACAGGAACTCTTACAGGTCTTCTGCCTAAAAAACGTGGACCAGCACAAGGGACTTTAAAAATTGAATATCGTGCAGAGTCCGTTATGAACAATGCTATTCATAATTACTACCTAACCTCCCAAAAGCCATCTGTTACCGATACCATCCTAGTGATCAAAGATCGCTGTAAAGAACAAAACTTAGCAACCCCATCCGATAACACTATTCGTAACAGAATTTCACAAATTTCAGAAGAAAAAAGGCTTAAACATCGCAACGAGAGAAGTAAAGCCCGAACAAAATTTGAACCGACACCAGGAAAGTATGAGGCAGACTATCCATTACAAGTTATTCAAATTGACCACACACCTGTTGATTTGATACTCGTAAGTGACGACGAACACCGTCTTCCTATTGGGCGGCCCTACGTTACTTTTGCGATTGATTGTTACAGTCGAATGATCGTTGGCTATCATCTTTCACTATATGCACCAAGCACCACCTCTGTAGCAATGTGCATCTCTCAGATGATCAACCCTAAAGATGAGCTTTTAATTCAATTTCAGATTGATTCAAGCTGGCCTGTTTGGGGAAATCCAGAATTTCTTCACCTCGATAATGCTGGTGAATTTCGCTCTGACACTCTGCGGCAATCGTGCCTAGCTTATGACATAAATATCGATTTTCGTCCTGTTGGAAAACCTAATTATGGCGGTCATGTTGAAAGCCTAATGAAAACGGTTATGAAAAAAGTTCATAACTTACCAGGAACCACTTTTTCCAATATTGAAGAGCGTGCTGAATACGATTCAGACGGCAACGCGACTTTAACCTTTGACGAGTTTGAACGTTGGCTTATCATTTACATTACAAAGTTTTATCACAAGAAGAAGCATTCAAGCTTAGGTATATCACCTGAAGATAGATGGCATGAAGGAGTTTTCGGTTCAAACCATACTAATGGAATCGGGTTACCTCCAAAACCATCAGATCCAGAAACGGTTTACAGAGACTTTTTACCGATTGAACGTCGCACAGTTCAGAGTAATGGTATCAATATTAATGGGCTAAACTACTACGAACATGTCCTGAGACCATTTATTCATAAAATTGACCCTGAGAAGAATAAAAAACAGCGTTTCATATTCCGTATAGACCCTAGGAATATTCGTCAAATCTGGTTTTATGAACCAGAGAACAAGCAGTATTTTAAAATTCCACTCGCTAATCCATCAATACCTCAGATGAGCCTATGGGAGCTTAAGGAAGCCAAAAAACGGATTAAGGAGTTTGGCTACACTTTCACAGAAGAACAACTTATTGAAACCCACCGCGAAATGCAGGCAATTGTTGAAGCATCTGTGAAAAAAACTAAGAGTGCCCGACGCAAACTTGCAAAATCCAAAATGAATAAAGAACAAACCATACCAGAAAACACCTCGCCTCCATTTCCTCAACCATCTCAGCAGCATGAGTCAGATGATGACCTCTGGGATGATGATATTCCAGTTTTTGATTAA
- a CDS encoding TniB family NTP-binding protein, with the protein MNHPLWINHNRSTQVIQVLNQLLRSPKKPRMRNLLMIGEPNIGKTSLIKYYSGLHPSYTNEDEDGISRANIPLIVIDAPVLDSEKALYVSILEQFWTPFNPEHTPLRLRNQVISLMRECNVRMLVIDEFHNLLTFTASKRLKTLGMLKTLGNELMIPIVAVGIHDATTLINSDPQMASRFDTLTIPRWDLDKNFRGLLLAFEKRLPLRQASNLHEKKKTVLLHNISQGNTGDLHRLLIECATYAIEHEIEEITTSVIQNFSWVKPTRASYSRQLQIS; encoded by the coding sequence ATGAATCACCCTTTGTGGATTAACCATAACCGTTCAACGCAAGTGATTCAGGTTCTCAACCAGCTTCTAAGAAGCCCCAAAAAGCCACGAATGCGGAATCTATTGATGATTGGAGAGCCAAACATAGGTAAAACATCCCTGATTAAATATTATTCAGGTTTACACCCTAGCTATACAAATGAAGATGAAGACGGAATATCAAGGGCAAACATTCCACTAATTGTGATAGATGCACCCGTTCTTGATTCGGAAAAAGCATTGTATGTTTCGATACTTGAGCAATTTTGGACACCATTTAACCCAGAGCATACGCCACTCCGATTAAGAAACCAAGTTATCTCGTTAATGCGCGAATGCAATGTGCGAATGCTTGTAATTGATGAATTTCACAACTTACTGACATTTACTGCCTCAAAACGCTTGAAGACACTTGGGATGCTTAAAACTCTTGGGAATGAATTGATGATTCCGATTGTTGCCGTTGGCATTCATGATGCCACAACGCTCATCAATAGTGACCCACAGATGGCAAGCCGATTTGACACTTTGACTATTCCACGTTGGGATTTGGATAAAAACTTTCGAGGGTTACTGTTAGCGTTTGAAAAACGCCTCCCACTTAGACAAGCATCCAACTTACATGAAAAAAAGAAAACCGTTTTACTACATAACATTTCCCAAGGAAATACAGGAGACTTGCACCGCTTACTCATCGAGTGCGCAACTTATGCGATTGAACATGAAATTGAAGAAATCACGACAAGTGTTATTCAAAATTTTTCTTGGGTAAAACCCACACGCGCCAGTTATTCAAGACAACTTCAAATAAGTTAA
- a CDS encoding response regulator transcription factor — protein MKYPLLFVQDPNALKNWLSACGTDSKVLYDLMNLSNRFDSSSHILLVQISDSSTIDQIIELAKEFDVISFTNQPNDLEGVKLFQNGIKGYVNTYATVERIQQVLATINAGSIWLGQSVMQAMIGAITDSHQTTEAWKELLTDRELQTTSLVLENKTNKEIANELDITERTVKAHLHNVFEKLDVTDRLALVLKIKNWQ, from the coding sequence ATGAAATACCCCTTATTATTTGTGCAAGATCCAAATGCCTTAAAAAACTGGTTAAGTGCTTGCGGAACAGATTCAAAGGTCTTGTATGACCTTATGAATTTATCTAATCGTTTTGATTCGAGCTCGCACATACTTTTAGTACAAATTTCAGATAGTTCAACGATTGATCAGATTATTGAACTTGCAAAAGAATTTGACGTTATTAGCTTTACGAATCAGCCAAATGATTTAGAAGGTGTAAAACTGTTTCAAAATGGTATTAAAGGCTATGTTAATACCTACGCCACAGTTGAGCGCATTCAGCAGGTTCTCGCAACCATCAATGCAGGAAGCATTTGGCTAGGGCAAAGCGTTATGCAAGCCATGATTGGTGCAATCACAGACAGTCATCAAACAACAGAAGCTTGGAAAGAACTTTTGACAGACAGAGAGCTTCAAACAACTTCGCTGGTTTTGGAAAATAAAACCAATAAAGAAATTGCCAATGAACTTGACATTACCGAGAGAACCGTTAAAGCGCATCTCCATAATGTTTTTGAAAAACTTGATGTCACTGATAGACTTGCGCTAGTATTAAAAATTAAAAATTGGCAATAA
- a CDS encoding sulfite exporter TauE/SafE family protein, which translates to MDSIYITALIVGLLGGVHCLGMCGGVVGGLTFSLESRVQTSWLKMMPYQLLYNIGRISSYMIIGAIFGALGAGLGSLATFLPAQQLLQVVAGLFMIALGLYLGGWWFGVAKIEKVGQSLWLRLAPYAKKMTPVKHYHQAWLYGLIWGWLPCGLVYSMLIMAMTAGGALSGAAVMLAFGLGTLPNLLLMGVFAFYFTRLSRMVWVKRIAGFSVMSMGVWQLYLAYSVSV; encoded by the coding sequence ATGGATTCTATTTACATTACGGCACTCATTGTTGGTTTGTTAGGCGGTGTTCACTGCTTGGGGATGTGTGGTGGCGTTGTTGGCGGTTTAACCTTTAGTCTTGAAAGTCGAGTGCAAACCAGTTGGCTGAAAATGATGCCATACCAGCTTCTTTATAATATTGGTCGTATATCGAGTTATATGATTATTGGAGCGATATTTGGAGCACTGGGAGCGGGTTTAGGTTCGCTGGCTACATTTTTACCTGCACAACAGTTGTTACAAGTTGTAGCGGGGCTATTTATGATTGCACTGGGTTTGTATTTAGGCGGCTGGTGGTTTGGGGTAGCTAAAATTGAAAAAGTAGGACAAAGCCTTTGGTTACGTTTAGCACCATATGCAAAAAAAATGACACCAGTTAAACATTATCACCAGGCCTGGTTATATGGCTTAATTTGGGGTTGGTTGCCTTGTGGATTAGTGTATAGCATGCTTATTATGGCGATGACAGCAGGGGGGGCGCTTAGTGGAGCAGCTGTGATGCTTGCTTTTGGCTTAGGCACCTTACCTAATTTATTGTTAATGGGGGTTTTTGCTTTTTACTTTACACGGTTATCAAGAATGGTATGGGTGAAACGCATCGCAGGTTTTAGTGTTATGTCTATGGGAGTTTGGCAACTTTATTTAGCATACAGTGTTTCGGTTTGA
- a CDS encoding TolC family outer membrane protein: MTNPRLQKKIITTLVSATLLQVSFIAPSYSMELVPTIEDAIIHNPEFREQIKIHQGASAELEGAEGSWYPKIDIAAGIGLEETNDEGVDSTSLTRKETSIRLTENLFEGFKTENEIDRTQAAMDAAGYSAQAKASQIALDMAQAYINLLKEQELLRLEADNKKTHERILDQIMQRSEAGIGNQVEVDQAKARLALASSNYLAAHNNYNDSLSRFQRVLGRMPDNDLLKPEFEFQFPETLSEAIDIALINHPTLRSANADIAEAQAQHRSAKSAYYPTVNLEIEKTFDENINGLERKDENFQAMLRLRYNLYNGGKDAANRDRTAAGVQQAAEIRNNARRQTIENLRYAWDAKQYVGQQLVYIKEHIKLTYETLEGYRKQFSLGRRSLLDLLNTEDEYNSALRTLVTSESEYVIAEFRILNGMGKLIDALQVNVNYAQVDNDYSN; this comes from the coding sequence ATGACAAACCCTCGCTTACAGAAAAAAATAATAACCACTTTAGTTTCGGCTACGTTACTGCAAGTAAGTTTTATTGCTCCAAGTTATTCGATGGAGCTTGTACCAACCATTGAAGATGCCATTATTCATAATCCAGAGTTTAGAGAGCAGATCAAGATTCATCAAGGCGCTTCAGCCGAACTAGAGGGTGCTGAAGGAAGTTGGTACCCTAAAATTGATATTGCTGCAGGCATAGGTCTTGAGGAAACTAATGATGAAGGTGTAGACTCAACAAGTTTGACTCGAAAAGAAACCTCTATTCGCTTAACAGAAAACCTATTTGAAGGCTTTAAAACTGAAAATGAAATTGACCGCACACAAGCCGCCATGGATGCTGCGGGATACAGTGCTCAAGCCAAAGCCAGTCAAATTGCTTTAGATATGGCACAAGCCTATATCAACCTCCTTAAAGAGCAAGAGCTACTTCGATTAGAGGCTGACAATAAAAAGACACATGAACGTATTCTCGATCAGATCATGCAACGTAGTGAAGCTGGAATTGGTAACCAAGTAGAGGTTGACCAGGCAAAAGCACGTCTCGCTCTTGCCAGTTCTAATTATCTAGCTGCGCACAACAATTACAATGATTCATTAAGTCGTTTTCAACGTGTTTTAGGGCGCATGCCTGACAATGACTTACTTAAACCAGAGTTTGAATTCCAATTTCCAGAGACCTTGTCAGAAGCCATCGATATTGCGCTGATTAACCATCCTACATTACGCTCTGCCAATGCTGATATTGCGGAAGCTCAAGCGCAACATAGAAGTGCCAAAAGCGCCTATTATCCTACCGTTAATCTAGAAATAGAGAAAACGTTTGATGAAAACATTAACGGTCTTGAGCGTAAAGATGAAAACTTTCAAGCCATGCTACGTTTAAGATATAACCTTTACAATGGTGGTAAAGACGCGGCTAACCGAGACAGAACCGCAGCGGGTGTACAGCAAGCCGCAGAAATCCGTAACAATGCACGTCGCCAAACTATTGAAAATTTACGCTACGCTTGGGATGCTAAACAGTACGTTGGTCAACAACTGGTATACATTAAAGAACATATTAAATTAACCTATGAAACGCTTGAGGGATACCGCAAACAGTTTAGTTTAGGGCGTCGTTCACTACTTGACTTACTGAACACAGAAGATGAATACAATAGCGCCTTACGTACATTAGTGACCAGTGAAAGTGAATATGTCATTGCTGAGTTCCGCATTTTAAACGGTATGGGAAAATTGATAGACGCACTTCAAGTTAACGTAAATTATGCTCAGGTCGACAACGATTATTCAAATTAA
- a CDS encoding HlyD family type I secretion periplasmic adaptor subunit, giving the protein MTEQIQEQKPVEQAKQNKPRKTHIAEQDIAYMSSLSQAALEKPTVKSQMVVWVILLVFIWLIVWANYAELDKIVRGEGKVVPSSQIQIIQNLEGGIVEELFIHSGDKVKKGQILIKLDNTQFASSYGESELKEAELTAKAQRLAAEAFNKPFIVSKVPSTDLEIQKLYDREFYLYEARQKQVETTDNILVEQIEQKKLELQDAYSQQKQLTRSLNLLKKEVSFMKPLVKQGIASQVDLLKLEREENDALSKLKGVEFSIPRLKSAISEARSKREDAKETFANDAHEQMNQVLAEKEQLIKSKAALQDRVDRTDIKSPVNGTVKQMFVNTIGGVVQPGSDIVEIVPEDDSLVLETKILPADIGFIYEGLKAKIKFTAYDFAIYGGLDGTVTRISADTITDEEGNSFYIARIKTDRNHLGTKKEPLFLLPGMTASVDIIVGKHTVLDYILKPIIKAKDTALRES; this is encoded by the coding sequence ATGACTGAGCAGATTCAAGAACAAAAACCAGTAGAGCAAGCTAAGCAAAATAAGCCTCGCAAAACCCATATTGCAGAACAAGACATTGCTTACATGTCTAGTCTAAGCCAGGCTGCACTGGAAAAACCAACGGTAAAGTCTCAAATGGTGGTTTGGGTCATCCTATTAGTGTTTATTTGGCTCATCGTTTGGGCTAACTATGCTGAACTGGACAAAATTGTCCGTGGCGAAGGTAAAGTTGTACCGTCCTCTCAAATTCAAATCATTCAAAACCTAGAAGGTGGTATTGTTGAAGAGCTCTTTATTCATTCTGGCGATAAAGTCAAAAAAGGGCAAATCCTTATAAAACTAGACAATACTCAGTTTGCAAGTTCGTATGGTGAAAGCGAGCTGAAAGAAGCTGAATTAACAGCAAAGGCACAACGTTTAGCCGCAGAAGCCTTTAACAAACCTTTTATTGTATCCAAAGTACCCTCTACCGATTTAGAGATACAAAAGCTCTATGACCGTGAGTTTTATTTGTACGAAGCAAGGCAAAAACAAGTAGAAACCACAGACAATATTCTGGTTGAACAGATTGAACAAAAAAAGCTTGAATTACAAGATGCTTATAGCCAACAAAAGCAGCTCACACGCTCACTTAACTTATTAAAAAAAGAAGTGAGTTTTATGAAACCCCTTGTTAAACAGGGGATCGCATCTCAAGTCGATTTACTTAAACTTGAACGAGAGGAAAATGATGCGCTTTCTAAGTTGAAAGGCGTTGAGTTCTCAATCCCAAGGCTAAAGTCTGCTATTTCAGAGGCTCGTTCTAAGCGAGAGGATGCCAAAGAAACTTTTGCCAATGATGCACATGAACAAATGAACCAAGTTCTTGCCGAAAAGGAACAATTAATCAAGTCTAAAGCCGCTTTACAAGACCGAGTAGACAGAACAGACATTAAGTCACCTGTAAATGGAACGGTAAAGCAGATGTTTGTTAACACCATTGGCGGTGTCGTGCAGCCAGGCAGTGATATTGTAGAAATCGTTCCTGAAGATGATTCATTAGTTTTAGAAACCAAAATCTTACCTGCAGATATCGGCTTTATTTATGAAGGACTGAAAGCCAAAATTAAATTTACCGCCTATGACTTTGCTATTTATGGCGGTTTAGACGGTACAGTTACACGTATATCAGCCGATACCATTACTGATGAAGAAGGCAATAGTTTTTATATTGCGAGAATCAAAACCGATAGAAATCACCTAGGCACTAAAAAAGAGCCACTCTTTTTGCTACCAGGGATGACCGCGAGTGTTGATATTATTGTAGGCAAACATACTGTATTAGATTACATTTTAAAACCAATTATTAAAGCAAAAGACACCGCTTTACGTGAATCTTAA
- a CDS encoding TnsA endonuclease N-terminal domain-containing protein — translation MKFSHKNRKIGYTYGSLSGVYSFRGEKSIAFESKLERDLLSLLEFDDSIIDVTEQPFTIEYENQNGRLVTYTPDFLIEFKTPLTTCSYSTYRKSLLVEVKPDDILKKKFFDLKPKFKTGMRFAKANDMVFKIFSESRIRTPKLKNLQMIARYKRYEYSHDEERQILEHLKNIGHTRLDHLLCFLYVTEEQRSIALGQIWQLVWNKKIGCDLTLPLNLQTIVWLKIDETYEEGVFNDRF, via the coding sequence TTGAAATTTTCTCACAAGAACAGAAAAATTGGCTATACATACGGTAGTTTATCAGGAGTCTATTCATTTAGAGGAGAAAAGAGCATTGCGTTTGAATCTAAACTTGAACGGGATCTTTTGTCTTTACTTGAATTTGATGATTCAATAATTGATGTTACTGAGCAACCGTTCACCATAGAATACGAAAATCAAAATGGCCGTTTAGTGACCTATACACCGGATTTCTTAATTGAATTTAAAACCCCACTTACCACTTGCTCCTACAGCACTTACCGCAAGTCTCTTTTGGTAGAAGTTAAGCCGGATGACATTCTTAAGAAAAAGTTTTTTGATTTAAAGCCCAAATTTAAAACAGGCATGCGCTTTGCAAAAGCAAATGACATGGTTTTCAAAATCTTCTCTGAGTCGAGAATACGAACACCCAAGCTTAAAAATCTTCAAATGATTGCCCGTTACAAGCGCTACGAGTATTCCCACGATGAAGAAAGGCAAATCCTAGAGCACCTAAAAAACATTGGACACACAAGACTTGATCACTTACTTTGTTTCTTATACGTCACAGAAGAACAGCGCTCAATTGCGCTTGGTCAAATCTGGCAATTAGTTTGGAATAAGAAAATTGGTTGCGATTTAACTTTGCCTCTCAACTTACAAACAATTGTATGGCTAAAGATTGATGAAACTTACGAAGAAGGAGTATTCAATGACAGATTTTGA
- a CDS encoding ATP-binding protein yields MVFVALIISKLLLNLLFFSRSVALTSGNVSGSTPKPGALSLAHNGVLFLDELPEFNRTVLEALREPLETKCVNISRVNQHVSYPANSLLITAMNPSPSGFFPDDPLGRCKDTPDQIIRYQKKLSGPLLDRIDLHIEVPAVDIADLQNHTRPNDEERSSEVRQRVTLVRQLQLERQGCFNSQLTPNQLNDYAQLDEHVALFIEKAVNGLGLSARGYHRVLRLARTIADMQNSTSVQMEHVAEALSYRSNSRVFK; encoded by the coding sequence ATGGTATTTGTAGCGTTAATTATTAGTAAATTACTACTTAACTTATTGTTCTTTTCGAGAAGTGTAGCATTAACTTCTGGAAATGTCAGTGGCTCAACGCCAAAACCTGGTGCTTTATCCCTTGCGCATAACGGAGTTTTGTTTTTGGATGAGCTGCCAGAGTTTAATCGTACTGTATTAGAAGCACTACGAGAGCCTTTAGAAACCAAATGTGTCAATATCTCTAGGGTTAATCAGCATGTTAGTTATCCAGCGAACAGTTTGTTGATTACCGCCATGAATCCTTCTCCCAGTGGTTTTTTTCCAGATGACCCTTTAGGAAGGTGTAAAGATACACCTGATCAAATCATCCGCTACCAAAAAAAGTTATCAGGTCCTTTATTGGATCGTATTGACCTTCATATAGAGGTTCCAGCAGTGGATATTGCGGATTTGCAAAATCATACCAGGCCCAATGACGAAGAGCGCAGCTCAGAAGTAAGACAGCGAGTCACACTTGTTAGACAGTTACAATTAGAAAGGCAAGGTTGCTTTAATTCACAGTTGACTCCCAATCAATTGAATGACTATGCACAACTAGATGAACACGTTGCGTTGTTTATTGAAAAGGCGGTTAATGGATTGGGGTTGTCAGCACGTGGTTATCACCGTGTGTTACGTTTAGCACGTACCATTGCAGATATGCAAAACTCAACCTCTGTGCAGATGGAGCACGTTGCTGAAGCGTTAAGTTATCGGAGTAATTCAAGGGTTTTCAAGTAA
- a CDS encoding type I secretion system permease/ATPase gives MQHPTDDKPIIPENNSSENAQSSHTELNSPLLECLVIYTKLNRQPYSKASLIAGLPIDSNNITPEIFKRAAERANLQATFKERKLEDISSLVLPCILTLSNNQACILDSIDFEKNTATVILPDAPEGTKTISLEALNQDYLGFAIYLTTKSLHEQKTENLMGFQEGHWFWGTLWASKSIYRDVLVASIVINLFVLANPLFVMNVYDRIVPNNAVESLWVLAIGVSVVYMFDIILKYLRSYFLEIAGKKSDVIMSGKIFEQTLGLTMSNRGGSIGVFANQLKEFDSIRSFFTSGTVATIVDLPFTIIFLLVIFYIAGSIVLIPILIIIFILLYSFLLKGPVKRAIEATYEASSQKNAVLIETLTAMETIKSLGVEARAQWRWEQAIGEIAKASLKSKMLQSSLGRMTGFMQQMSTVIIVLAGVYIIQEGDLTMGGLIATVMLSQRAIGPMGQFANLITSYEQTKTALNSLNEIMAKEVERPLHKRFIQHPVFEGRIEFNNVTFTYPDETKPALNRVSFVIEPGEKVGIIGRIGSGKSTIEKLILGFYQVDDGSILLDGIDITQLDPAEVRRNINYVPQDVTLFSGDVRDNISYRAPYVEDSTIIRAARLAGVDDFIKRHPSGYSLKVNEGGSSLSGGQRQSIGVARALLLEAPIYLFDEPTNAMDAKTEQLMINRLLKGTLNSTTIVVTHKMSLLQLTDRLMVMENGKLIADGAKQTVLEALKTGKINKTT, from the coding sequence ATGCAACATCCAACTGACGATAAACCAATCATTCCAGAAAACAATTCAAGTGAAAATGCACAGTCTTCTCACACAGAGTTGAACAGCCCTTTGCTAGAATGCCTGGTTATCTACACAAAGCTGAATCGTCAACCTTATTCTAAAGCATCCCTCATTGCTGGCTTACCTATTGATTCGAACAACATTACGCCTGAAATTTTTAAACGTGCTGCTGAAAGAGCAAACCTTCAAGCGACCTTTAAAGAACGTAAACTAGAAGATATTTCAAGCCTGGTACTGCCCTGCATATTGACGCTTTCAAACAACCAGGCCTGCATACTCGACAGCATTGATTTTGAAAAAAACACAGCAACTGTAATCTTACCTGACGCACCTGAAGGCACAAAAACTATTTCTCTTGAAGCACTTAATCAAGATTATCTCGGTTTTGCTATCTACCTCACCACTAAATCGCTCCATGAACAAAAAACCGAAAACCTAATGGGCTTTCAAGAAGGCCATTGGTTTTGGGGAACCTTATGGGCTTCTAAATCCATTTATCGAGATGTATTAGTTGCATCCATTGTTATTAATCTATTTGTATTAGCCAACCCACTGTTTGTCATGAATGTTTATGACCGAATTGTGCCTAATAATGCGGTCGAATCTCTTTGGGTTTTAGCGATTGGTGTCAGTGTTGTCTATATGTTCGACATTATTCTCAAATATTTACGTTCCTACTTTTTAGAGATTGCAGGCAAAAAAAGTGACGTGATTATGTCTGGTAAGATTTTTGAACAGACGCTTGGCTTAACCATGTCAAACCGCGGCGGTTCAATTGGGGTTTTTGCCAACCAACTTAAAGAGTTTGACAGTATCCGTAGTTTTTTCACTTCAGGAACCGTTGCAACGATTGTTGACCTGCCTTTTACCATTATCTTTTTATTAGTGATTTTTTACATCGCAGGTAGCATTGTTCTCATTCCAATTTTAATAATCATTTTTATCCTTCTATATAGTTTTCTACTAAAAGGCCCCGTAAAACGTGCTATCGAGGCAACTTATGAAGCTAGCAGTCAAAAAAATGCCGTTTTAATCGAAACCCTGACCGCTATGGAAACCATCAAATCCCTAGGTGTTGAAGCTCGTGCACAGTGGCGCTGGGAACAGGCCATTGGTGAAATTGCTAAGGCGAGTTTAAAATCTAAAATGTTGCAAAGCTCACTGGGAAGAATGACTGGATTTATGCAGCAAATGAGTACAGTGATTATCGTACTGGCAGGTGTTTACATTATTCAAGAAGGTGATTTAACCATGGGTGGTTTAATCGCTACCGTCATGCTTAGTCAGCGCGCCATAGGTCCAATGGGACAATTTGCCAACCTAATTACCAGTTATGAACAGACCAAAACCGCCTTGAATTCGTTAAATGAGATTATGGCTAAAGAAGTTGAGCGCCCATTGCATAAACGCTTTATTCAGCACCCTGTTTTTGAAGGTCGTATTGAATTTAACAATGTCACCTTTACCTACCCAGATGAAACTAAACCTGCATTAAATAGAGTCAGTTTTGTAATTGAACCTGGTGAGAAAGTCGGCATTATCGGCCGAATTGGTTCAGGAAAATCTACAATTGAAAAGCTCATTTTAGGCTTTTATCAAGTCGATGATGGCTCAATACTATTAGATGGCATTGATATCACTCAACTTGATCCTGCAGAAGTTCGCCGCAACATAAACTATGTACCGCAAGACGTAACACTTTTCAGTGGAGATGTCAGAGACAATATCTCTTATCGTGCTCCTTATGTAGAAGACTCCACTATTATCCGTGCTGCACGTCTTGCGGGCGTTGATGACTTTATCAAACGTCACCCTTCGGGCTACAGTTTAAAAGTAAATGAGGGTGGAAGCTCGCTTTCTGGTGGCCAGCGCCAAAGTATTGGTGTAGCCAGAGCCTTGCTCCTAGAAGCCCCTATTTATCTCTTTGATGAGCCAACTAATGCGATGGATGCTAAAACCGAACAGCTAATGATTAACCGCCTACTGAAAGGAACCCTCAACAGCACAACCATAGTTGTTACCCATAAAATGAGTTTACTCCAGCTTACTGACAGATTAATGGTTATGGAAAATGGTAAGTTAATAGCGGATGGAGCAAAACAGACTGTTTTAGAAGCCCTGAAAACAGGCAAAATAAATAAGACTACATAA